Proteins encoded together in one Gammaproteobacteria bacterium window:
- the ald gene encoding alanine dehydrogenase: protein MRIGIPRELKPLEGRVGLIPAAAAELVRHGHQVFIEKNAGIKSGYSDDNFRSVGVEVLNSAADVYGKAEMIVKVKEPIKADLELLRKDHLLFCYLHLAALPELTESLKKIGCTAVAFETVEEDGRLPLLAPMSDIAGRLSIQVGTHLLHQPMGGKGILLGGVPAAKRGRVVIVGAGVAGGASATVAAGMGAQVTVFDISRDRMERMRDLGPNVTALYPHSADIAEAVKYADIVVGAVLVTGAKAPHVVTADMVRSMQPGSVVADISVDQGGCVETTKPTTWDNPTYVWEGVTHFTVTNMPGAVPRTSSQALSAAITPYAVKLAAGGWRDLESLRKGINVEGGKVVHPALLK from the coding sequence ATGCGCATCGGTATTCCCCGCGAGCTGAAGCCGCTCGAAGGCCGCGTCGGCCTGATCCCGGCCGCTGCCGCGGAGCTCGTCCGCCACGGCCACCAGGTGTTCATCGAGAAGAACGCCGGCATCAAGAGCGGCTACAGCGACGACAACTTCCGCAGCGTTGGCGTCGAGGTGCTGAACAGCGCTGCCGACGTGTACGGCAAGGCGGAGATGATCGTGAAGGTCAAGGAGCCCATCAAGGCCGACCTCGAGCTGCTGCGCAAGGACCACCTGCTGTTCTGCTACCTGCATCTCGCGGCCCTGCCGGAGCTCACCGAGAGCCTGAAGAAGATCGGCTGCACCGCGGTCGCCTTCGAGACCGTCGAGGAAGACGGCCGGCTGCCGCTGCTCGCGCCCATGAGCGACATCGCCGGGCGCCTCTCCATCCAGGTCGGTACGCATCTCCTGCACCAGCCTATGGGCGGCAAGGGCATCCTGCTGGGCGGCGTGCCCGCCGCCAAGCGCGGCCGAGTGGTCATCGTCGGTGCCGGCGTGGCCGGTGGTGCCTCCGCCACCGTGGCCGCCGGCATGGGCGCGCAGGTGACGGTGTTCGATATCTCGCGCGACCGCATGGAGCGCATGCGCGACCTCGGTCCCAACGTGACCGCTCTCTACCCCCACAGCGCCGACATCGCCGAGGCGGTGAAGTACGCCGACATCGTGGTGGGCGCGGTGCTGGTCACCGGCGCCAAGGCGCCGCACGTGGTCACCGCTGACATGGTGCGCAGCATGCAGCCGGGTTCCGTGGTCGCGGACATCTCCGTGGACCAGGGCGGCTGCGTGGAGACCACCAAGCCGACCACCTGGGACAACCCCACCTACGTGTGGGAAGGCGTCACCCACTTCACAGTCACCAACATGCCGGGCGCGGTGCCTCGCACCTCGTCCCAGGCGCTCTCGGCCGCCATCACCCCCTACGCGGTCAAGCTCGCGGCCGGCGGTTGGCGCGACCTCGAGTCCCTGCGCAAGGGCATCAACGTGGAAGGCGGCAAGGTGGTGCATCCTGCGCTGCTGAAGTAG